From the Parus major isolate Abel chromosome 1A, Parus_major1.1, whole genome shotgun sequence genome, the window ATTTCAAATTATACAGCAAGTAGCCCCTTTCCAGTTGTGGAATACAGGTTCAGCAAGCATCTGTTAGAACATTCTCTTCTGTCTGCAGGCTGTCTCCCAACACCATGGTGACCCCCCACAAGAAGAGCATGCTGGGGAATGGGAACTATGATGTGAACGTGATTATGGCAGCACTTCAGACCAAAGGCTACGAGGCGGTTTGGTGGGATAAGCGCAGGTACTGAGAATTTGTGTAATTCTGGAGGTGGCTACTGTttgcaaaaatgagaaagagaTTGAAGTGAAAGCACCAGAACATAATCTGGTTGATGTTTTGTATCCTGCACTCTTTCAGGGATGTTAATGCCATTGCCCTGTCTAACGTGATGGGCTTCATTATGAATTTGCCCTCCAGCCTTTGCTGGGGCCCCTTGAAGCTCCCCCTCAAGCGACAGCACTGGATCTGTGTCCGGGAGGTGGGAGGCACCTACTACAACCTCGACTCCAAGCTCAAGGTGCCCGAGTGGATTGGAGGTGAAAGTGAGCTCAGGTAGGATTTCCTCTAATCCTTCCCTATTGGAGGTAAGAAGTCTGTCCTTAAGCAGTTGGCGATTTAAATATGTATGGTTGACCTTACACAGTAAAAATTGTGAAAGTAATGAGGTTCTTCTGCCTTCACTTGGATTGATGCCCCATTTGTGCAAAGCTAGGGAAGTGCTTTTGGCAGTGGTGTCTCTATGAGCTCAGGATAGCTTGACTTGGCCTCTTATGTGTGTGCCTCTGTCAGTGGTGAAGGTAGAGGCCACGTCTGGTATTAGTGGGTGATACCTGCAACAGatgtgctgtgccctgctccctccttgAACATGACAGTACATTGAACGTTCTTTGCCTCTTTAGTGACAACCTGTATGTTTCCAGCAAGAGGCTTTCCAGACTAAAAGTGCAGCCTTATCTGTGACAGCAGTAAGAGCTGTTTGCTAGGAATCACTTTTCCTATGTAAGCATATGCTGCCCTTGTGGCTTGGCTCCCCTCCCTCTTTAATCTTAACACAACATggttattttaaatactttgtaaaATTTCACCTGCTCTTGATAGCTGTTTAGCTTCCATTCCATTGTGTCATAAATCCTACTGGCAGCTTTGCTGCCTTCACTAGACTTGTTCTGAGATAGGGATTGCACGTGTGCAGTGCTTGCAGAGCCAGTCGTACCATGGAAGTTTTGGTAAATTTCTGGGGTAAAGTAACTCTCTTATGAAACTACTGTGCAGAGGTTCTGGTGGATTTTTTCCTAGGCATTTATTGTtcttcagcaataaaaaagGACTTTCTCTACTGCAAACCTGGACCAGAAGATATTggagaaaatgttgtttttcatatttattgGAAGTAATCAAAGTTTGGTATTAGAAAAAGCTTAGGTGCAGAAAGAGGCTAAAAAAACATGTCAAATGACTAAGTGGTACACTGCTGCTAAGGACATCTAAATGATGGGTGTTCtttttttactagaaaaatattttttcccagatttgTTGGAATTATTTTAAGCTAAGGTGGGATTCTTGATCTTGGAAATATGAAGAAACTATCTtggttttaattctgttttcttacctTGGAAAGTAAGAAAGTGGCACCCATATAGACTCATCTTTGCTGAGGTTAAGATAATGCCTGACTTGATTCTGAGAATTTTCTGGGTAGAGATGGTTGAATCTATCAAGGAAAATTTAGtatttgtttgtgggttttttctgtcataaaataattaaagacaGTGGAGTTTTCCCCCATTTCTTGTCCCATCTGAATAGTTACTTGTATGTAGTTGTTGTTGCAGATGACAAAGTTCAGTAGCActtgcttctgtttctctttatgATAGGAAATTTTTGAAACACCAGCTGAGAGGAAAGAACTGTGAACTCCTATTGGTGGTGCCAGAGGAGGTGGAAGCACACCAGACCTGGAGAGCTGATGTGTGACCTGGGCTGACTCTGTCCTCCCACTGCAGTTCTTCCCCTTTACCAAACTCCTGATGTCCTAAAACCTGGATAATGGGTGCCCCGACTCCTCTCGTCTGGAATTTCCTTTGTTAGgctcttctcttccttccttccttggtGCAATAGGGCAACGGCGCTGGACATTGGGGGTAATGGGTGGAGAAGAactgagggcagagcagaggaaactGGAAGCCAGTTACTTTAATTGCAAGGTGGGTGAGCTGCAGTGCCCTTTGGCCAGCTGGAAGGCATCATGCTCTGGAAAAACTGGGCTGGGGGAGAGTGCCTGGAAACCCCAGGCCTCCATTTCCCCACGTGGTTCAAGGCTGCGTTTGGTGGGACACTGCTCCCTCCAGGGCTTgtcaggaaggagcaggggctgagcatGCTGCAACCTCTTTACAGTTCTCTCCCTCCAAAACAAGTTGTCATGAAGGTATTTACAATTCCTAAGGGTCTCTCAGGACACTCAAAACACTAGGAATGGTACGGTGCTCAGCACAACCCTCTGCTTCTTAGGACTGGTTTGTGCCAGGAATTAGGAAACAATAATAAAACCAGTGTCATCTTCCAATAAATTCTTTGGGTAGCTAGAGGATTCTTCCCCAGGGTCTCCAAGGATTTATGTATGTGGTGAGCAGTTGTTTGGCAGTGTGTGTCTGGCTAAGGTGACATGGAAACAGCAAGCACAGGCTAACTGAGGAGTATCAAGTTGCTGGACTGGAGAGAGGCCACAGTCTGCTTGGGTTTCTTCATGctatggtgggtttttttttactattttttaaaagttatttaggTTTTGTGCATGGTCGCCCAGTAGTTTAGGGGCTCCTTGGAGAGAGGAATCAAGCTGAAAaggttttcaaataaattaattcccttttattttcctctcttcagaAGTCTAGCCCACAGTCACAGATGTCATGTGAAATGAAAGAGGTCaagttataaaataaaaatgggctAAGGAAGGAAGCCTTTATAGCAGTCAGTTTTGCCCTTTTATTGCTACCATCCACTGGTGTGGGAGATGCAGAGGGCCCACCAGAACTTTCAGGCATTGGAGACACCCTGGCTTGGTAGTTGAACCCAACCTCTCCTTTAGCACTGGCCAACAAACATTCCATTAATGGTTGAAttgctttttcctgccttccatGGGGAAGAGAGATGAGACATGGGAGACGCTAAGGAATCTCCACCGGCTGTTTCCCAGTCACCCAGGAGAGCTGTAGCTCAGCCATACCTTCcttggcaggaggaggaaatgctGAATTTGGAACTGACTTTGTTGTGTTTAGCActtcctggctgagctgctgtttgcttccATCTTTACATGTCTTGGTTGAACAGCAACCTCTGGGACCTGATGGAGCTCCAAGGATCCTGTTCCACCATGTGCAAGAAACTGTCATTACTGATGTTTGAGCTGGTGAAAGGAGGGATTGTAATGACCTTTTCTCAGTTATCTTTCtcttcagagctctgcaaaCGCATGAGCAGGTGCTCGAACCTGAGAGACCACCAAAAGTGGCACCATCCCAACAGAGAACAGAGGCCACATGACGACAGGACGATGGTGTTTGCTGACCCCCGGCCATCTGGCAAGCACTTTTGCAGTCCTTTGAGCACAGCCTCCCACAGTCAAGAGCAAACTGCTCTTTTAAAAAGTCCTATTTCGTAACACATTCCAATGACCAATACCAGCTGGCAGAGTTTTTAAACACTTTCCAGGCAGGATGTTCAGCCTGCAGGCATTCTGCTCCTGACTTGAAGCCATTTCTTCAAGAGGGGAAAATATAAATCTCAACAGCAACATTTTCTATGCTGATTGAAGTT encodes:
- the JOSD1 gene encoding josephin-1, which gives rise to MSCVPWKGDKTKSESPEPSQLPPQHIYHEKQRRELCALHALNNVFQDSNAFTRETLQEIFQRLSPNTMVTPHKKSMLGNGNYDVNVIMAALQTKGYEAVWWDKRRDVNAIALSNVMGFIMNLPSSLCWGPLKLPLKRQHWICVREVGGTYYNLDSKLKVPEWIGGESELRKFLKHQLRGKNCELLLVVPEEVEAHQTWRADV